The Cylindrospermum stagnale PCC 7417 genome segment TTCCGAGAGATGACTCGCTCTCGACCTGAATCACAGAGTAGCGTTCGCCAACCTGTCGAAACCGTGACGGACCCATGCCTGATATCTACATTATAGTGCGCTGTTTTTGAATTGTGTTGGGTATCGAGCAAAAGCTTTTGACGCAGCTGCGAAACGACGCCAAATACCAAAAATAGCCAACTGCTAATTTCCAAACAATTAGCAATCAGCTATTTATGATTAACTATGAGCACTTCCTACGTTAATGCTTCAGCACCACCCACAACCTCTAGGAGTTCTTGGGTAATTGCAGCTTGGCGGGCTTTGTTGTAAGACAATGACAGGGTTTTAATCAATTCACCGGCGTTATCGCTGGCGTTGTTCATCGCTGTCATCCGCGCTGCTAGTTCACTAGCTGCTGATTCTTGTAATGCCCGTAATAGCTGGTTACTCAGATACAGGGGTAACAAGGAATCGAGAATCTGCACGGGGTCTTGCTCAAAAATCATGTCGCGGGGTAAAGCGCGGACTTGGGTTGTGACTTTTTCCCGTTCTACTTGAAATTGACCACCACGGGTTGTCAAGCGGAAAATTTCGTCATCCGCTGCTTCTAAACCTTGTGGGTCAAGGGGCAGCAGAGTTTGCACCACGGGACGAGAGCTAACCAGTGAGACAAATCTGGTATAGATTAACTCAATCCGGTCTACTTTTTCTGAGAGGAACAAGGAAAGCAATTCGTCGGCGACATTTGTGGCTTCTGCCGCGGTGGGAATTTGCTCTAAGCCGGTGTAGGTAGCATCAATCGGCTGATCGCGGCGTTGGAAGTATTGGATGGCTTTGCGTCCCACCAACACAAATCTGTAGTCTAAACCTTCAGCCTTGATTTCCTTGGCGCGATTTTCTGCACGACGGATGACGTTAGAGTTGTAGCCGCCACACAGACCCCGGTCACCAGAAATGACCAACAGTCCTACTGTCTTAACTTCCCGTTTTTTGAGTAGTGGTAAGTCTACGTCTTCAAACTTGAGACGGGTTTGTAAGCCGTACAGTACTTGTGCCAAGCGGTCAGCAAAGGGACGGGTAGCAA includes the following:
- a CDS encoding F0F1 ATP synthase subunit gamma, which produces MANLKAIRDRIQSVKNTKKITEAMRLVAAARVRRAQEQVIATRPFADRLAQVLYGLQTRLKFEDVDLPLLKKREVKTVGLLVISGDRGLCGGYNSNVIRRAENRAKEIKAEGLDYRFVLVGRKAIQYFQRRDQPIDATYTGLEQIPTAAEATNVADELLSLFLSEKVDRIELIYTRFVSLVSSRPVVQTLLPLDPQGLEAADDEIFRLTTRGGQFQVEREKVTTQVRALPRDMIFEQDPVQILDSLLPLYLSNQLLRALQESAASELAARMTAMNNASDNAGELIKTLSLSYNKARQAAITQELLEVVGGAEALT